In one Lolium rigidum isolate FL_2022 chromosome 3, APGP_CSIRO_Lrig_0.1, whole genome shotgun sequence genomic region, the following are encoded:
- the LOC124697241 gene encoding folate transporter 1, chloroplastic-like, with the protein MPSAEPWTWENAAAGATAGFATVAAFHPLDVVRTRFQVSGGRGLSDLPPYRNTGHAVYTIARSEGLRGLYAGFYPAVLGSTASWGLYFFFYNRAKQRYSQGKDVQLRPFDHLVSAAEAGALVCLFTNPIWLVKTRMQLQTPGHAAPYSGFSDALRTILKEEGWLALYRGIGPGLMLVTHGAIQFTAYEELRKAMIFAKSKQTSADNRGSEDLLNSVDYAALGAGSKLSAILLTYPYQVIRARLQQRPGSDGTPKYSDSWHVVKETARYEGVRGFYRGITSNLLKNLPAASLTFVVYENVIKLLRASKDKA; encoded by the exons ATGCCGTCGGCGGAGCCGTGGACCTGGGAGAACGCCGCCGCCGGAGCGACCGCCGGCTTCGCCACCGTCGCGGCCTTCCACCCGCTCGACGTCGTCCGCACTCGCTTCCAAG TGAGCGGCGGGAGGGGGTTGTCCGACCTGCCGCCGTACAGGAACACGGGGCACGCTGTATACACCATCGCACGATCTGAG GGCCTGAGGGGACTTTATGCTGGCTTTTACCCTGCAGTTCTTGGATCGACCGCTTCTTGGGGGCTATATTTCTTTTT TTATAACAGAGCTAAACAAAGATACTCTCAGGGGAAGGATGTTCAGCTCCGTCCATTCGACCATCTTGTCTCAGCCGCAGAAGCAGGTGCTTTG GTTTGCCTGTTTACAAATCCCATATGGCTGGTGAAAACACGAATGCAACTACAGACACCTGGACATGCTGCACCTTACTCTGGATTTTCTG ATGCTTTGAGAACTATTCTGAAAGAGGAGGGATGGCTAGCACTTTATAGAGGGATCGGACCTGGACTTATGCTG GTCACCCATGGTGCGATACAATTCACAGCCTACGAGGAGCTTCGCAAGGCTATGATATTTGCCAAAAGTAAACAAACAAGTGCAGACAACAGAGGCAGCGAGGATTTATTG AATTCCGTTGATTATGCGGCACTTGGGGCTGGTTCAAAATTATCTGCTATTCTGCTTACTTATCCTTACCAG GTTATCCGAGCCCGCTTGCAG CAACGACCTGGTAGTGATGGTACCCCAAAGTACTCAGACAGTTGGCATGTAGTAAAGGAAACTGCAAG GTACGAAGGTGTCCGTGGATTTTACAGGGGCATCACATCCAACTTACTGAAGAACCTTCCAGCAGCTTCCCTCACGTTTGTGGTGTATGAAAATGTTATCAAACTACTTAGAGCATCCAAGGACAAGGCATAG